One Paralichthys olivaceus isolate ysfri-2021 chromosome 8, ASM2471397v2, whole genome shotgun sequence genomic region harbors:
- the dgke gene encoding diacylglycerol kinase epsilon: MHREGDEAQEDCGSREEWTLLFWTSLAVIVPVVITLWCSAQRSKRKTHMKDFFRKSKHGWHYTDLFTKPTYCCVCSQHILHGAFCDSCGVCADEQCLRRADRSLSCKEIMGPCVPDGAMEHRWVRGNVPLASYCAACKQQCGTQPKLCDLRCVWCQTTVHDDCMDSLVDADLCDLGEFHSLIIPPHYLYHVNKLRRRHPDEYSKLASSCGSGWTPVLVLANTRSGNNMGEALLGEFRSILNPVQVFDLSELSPSKALQLCTLLPPGSVRVLVCGGDGTVGWVLDAIDTMKLKGQDQFIPRVTILPLGTGNDLSNTLGWGAGYAGEIPVEQVLRNILDAEVVKMDRWKVQVASKGLYFRKPKVLSMNNYFSVGPDALMALNFHTHREKTPSFFSSRIINKAVYFLYGTKDCLVQECKDLDKRIELELDGERVPLPSLEGIIVCNIGYWGGGCRLWEGMGDEPCPPTRLDDGLLEVVGVFGSFHCAQIQVKLANPVRLGQAHTVRLVLKSSKMPMQVDGEPWAQGPCTITITHKTQALMLYHSGEQTDDDDDESSSSEAESPTPHDSPRPPGPASARA; encoded by the exons ATGCACAGGGAGGGCGACGAGGCGCAGGAAGACTGCGGCTCCCGGGAGGAGTGGACGCTGCTCTTCTGGACCTCTCTGGCCGTCATCGTCCCGGTCGTCATCACGCTGTGGTGCAGCGCCCAGCGCTCCAAGCGGAAGACGCACATGAAGGATTTCTTCCGCAAGAGCAAGCACGGCTGGCACTACACCGACCTGTTCACCAAGCCCACCTACTGCTGCGTCTGCTCCCAGCACATCCTGCACGGGGCTTTCTGCGACTCCTGCGGCGTGTGCGCCGACGAGCAGTGCCTGCGCCGGGCCGACCGGAGCCTGTCCTGCAAGGAGATCATGGGCCCCTGCGTCCCCGACGGAGCCATGGAGCACCGCTGGGTGCGCGGAAATGTGCCCCTCGCTAGTTACTGTGCTGCGTGCAAGCAGCAGTGTGGAACCCAGCCGAAGCTCTGCGACCTCAG gtgtgtgtggtgtcagaCCACGGTGCACGACGACTGCATGGACAGCCTGGTGGATGCAGACCTGTGTGACCTGGGCGAGTTTCACAGCCTGATCATCCCTCCTCACTACCTCTACCATGTCAACAAACTCCGCCGCAGGCACCCGGACGAGTACAGCAAG CTGGCGTCTTCCTGCGGCAGTGGCTGGACTCCAGTGTTGGTCTTGGCTAACACACGTAGCGGTAACAACATGGGGGAAGCTCTGCTGGGAGAATTTCGCTCCATCCTTAACCCAGTGCAG GTGTTTGACCTCTCTGAGCTGTCTCCTTCGAAAGCCCTCCAGTTGTGCACCCTGCTGCCCCCTGGCAGCGTCCGGGTGCTggtgtgtggaggtgatggcACGGTGGGCTGGGTGCTGGATGCCATCGATACCATGAAGCTAAAG GGCCAAGACCAGTTTATCCCAAGGGTGACCATCCTGCCACTGGGGACAGGAAATGATCTTTCCAACACTCTGGGCTGGGGCGCTGGTTATGCTGGAGAGATCCCTGTGGAACAGGTTCTCCGTAACATCCTTGATGCGGAGGTGGTCAAAATGGACAG ATGGAAAGTGCAGGTGGCTTCAAAAGGCCTCTACTTTCGTAAACCTAAG GTTCTGTCCATGAACAACTACTTCTCTGTGGGACCCGACGCTCTGATGGCTCTAAACTTTCACACACACCGAGAGAAAACGCCCTCCTTCTTCTCCAGCCGCATCATCAACAAG GCTGTATATTTCCTGTATGGCACCAAAGACTGTTTAGTGCAGGAATGTAAGGATCTGGATAAGAGGATTGAG TTGGAGTTGGATGGGGAGAGGGTGCCGCTGCCCAGTCTGGAGGGCATCATCGTCTGTAACATTGGCTACTGGGGTGGGGGCTGCAGACTCTGGGAGGGTATGGGGGATGAACCGTGCCCCCCTACAAG ACTGGATGATGGCCTGCTGGAGGTGGTGGGCGTGTTTGGCTCCTTCCACTGTGCTCAGATCCAGGTCAAGCTGGCCAACCCTGTGCGGCTGGGACAAGCCCACACTGTCAGG CTGGTTCTCAAGAGCTCCAAGATGCCCATGCAGGTGGATGGAGAGCCATGGGCCCAGGGCCCCtgcaccatcaccatcacccaTAAGACCCAGGCTCTCATGCTGTATCACAGCGGCGAGCAGACGGACGATGACGACGACGAATCTAGCTCCTCCGAGGCAGAGAGCCCCACCCCTCATGACTCGCCCCGGCCTCCGGGGCCAGCCTCCGCTCGTGCATGA
- the LOC109627517 gene encoding E3 ubiquitin/ISG15 ligase TRIM25-like, whose protein sequence is MAAVEQCDLSLMSLEDELTCSICLSPFDCPVTIPCGHNFCQSCLLSTWTEIYRCPQCRTLFPTKPELKKNTVLSTVVETLNLRLVRSEVGLPAEEKETEKETEKEANEDAVIRCDTCMDAEAAHTCLTCMASFCEEHLRPHRENPVFRPHQLIEPVGDLSERFCPDHHKLMELFCSQHVRPICSLCLQKDHKGCSFTSPEEQRQLKESELMDKLGLLDGKIKTTETVLSQTNKMHSKLKNAAAKKRKALTAVYQQMREMLEQEECKAQNQVERELEIGQAKLEDFMKKLTDNAAQMKKAKEDFSCQLSRSQTLKFLQASFDLPKVVKFEPHEPRVSLDSRKVTLTQTFAGALKFHLTEILKQPVEARLPIIKPVPPEPPRPHNPIFPSYPVPRYNYMGSPSGWSSPQYGHGMSTGYNWAPQNQHQKTNRTRKPRNTTGKRMQAHSMENLLELDFSAAPQPSEKPDEDKNQPGSADGNKPDLI, encoded by the exons ATGGCCGCGGTGGAGCAGTGTGACTTGTCTCTCATGAGTCTGGAGGATGAGCTGACCTGCAGCATCTGTCTCAGCCCCTTTGACTGTCCGGTGACCATCCCCTGCGGACACAACTTCTGCCAGAGCTGCCTGCTCTCCACCTGGACGGAGATCTACAGGTGTCCCCAGTGTCGGACCCTCTTCCCCACCAAACCCGAGCTGAAGAAAAACACGGTCCTCAGCACCGTGGTGGAGACCTTAAACCTGAGGTTGGTCCGGAGCGAGGTGGGCCTgccagcagaggagaaagagaccGAGAAGGAGACCGAGAAAGAGGCCAATGAAGATGCAGTCATACGTTGTGACACTTGTATGGATGCAGAGGCGGCCCACACCTGCCTCACCTGCATGGCCTCTTTCTGTGAGGAGCACCTGCGTCCTCACCGGGAGAACCCGGTGTTCCGTCCCCACCAGCTGATTGAGCCAGTCGGGGACCTGTCGGAGCGCTTCTGCCCGGACCACCACAAGCTGATGGAGCTCTTCTGCAGCCAGCACGTCCGCCCCATCTGCAGCCTCTGTCTCCAGAAAGACCACAAAGGCTGCTCCTTCACTTCTCctgaggagcagaggcagcTCAAAGAG tctGAACTCATGGACAAGTTGGGTTTGCTGGACGGGAAGATCAAGACAACTGAGACTGTTTTGTCTCAGACGAACAAAATGCACAGCAAGCTGAAG AATGCTGCAGCCAAAAAAAGGAAGGCATTGACAGCTGTGTATCAGCAGATGCGGGAAATGTTGGAACAAGAGGAATGCAAGGCCCAAAATCAGGTGGAGCGCGAGCTGGAGATTGGTCAGGCAAAACTAGAGGATTTCATGAAGAAGTTAACTGACAACgctgcacagatgaaaaaagcCAAAGAAGATTTCAGCTGTCAGCTGAGTCGCTCCCAAACCCTGAAATTTCTGCAG GCTTCATTTGACTTGCCAAAGGTTGTAAAGTTTGAGCCTCATGAGCCTCGAGTCAGCCTGGACTCCAGGAAGGTGACTTTAACTCAGACCTTCGCTGGAGCATTGAAGTTTCATCTGACAGAGATCCTCAAACAGCCTGTTGAGGCCAGACTACCAATCATTAAACCAG ttcCACCAGAGCCTCCCAGGCCCCACAACCCCATATTCCCGTCATATCCTGTACCTCGCTATAACTACATGGGCTCACCCTCAGGCTGGAGTTCACCCCAGTATGGACATGGCATGTCAACAGGCTATAACTGGGCTCCGCAAAATCAACATCAAAAGACAA acCGAACCAGAAAACCTCGAAACACGACGGGGAAAAGGATGCAAGCCCATTCCATGGAAAACCTGTTGGAGTTGGATTTTTCGGCTGCACCTCAACCCAGTGAGAAACCAG ATGAAGACAAAAACCAACCCGGATCTGCAGATGGAAACAAGCCAGACCTGATCTGA
- the trim25 gene encoding E3 ubiquitin/ISG15 ligase TRIM25 isoform X3, translating to MAAVEQCDLSLMSLEDELTCSICLSPFDCPVTIPCGHNFCQSCLLSTWTEIYRCPQCRTLFPTKPELKKNTVLSTVVETLNLRLVRSEVGLPAEKKETEKETEKEANEDAVIRCDTCMDAEAAHTCLTCMASFCEEHLRPHRENPVFRPHQLIEPVGDLSERICPDHHKLMELFCSQHVRPICSLCLQQVHKGCSFTSPEEQRQLKESDLRDKLAFLDAKILHTETITVKMRDMEDMLKVSAANRKKALAVEYQQMHDMLTQEENIALNAVDREVETGETKLKVLMKKFTENIEKMGMAKDSINSLLSRSQTMAFLQVSFNLPAAVNFDPYTPRISLDSKKVIASEAFAVTLKEHLTELFKQPVEARLQVIKPGTRTASASGFSSLPLGPFKEPEPLGRPKSPSQDPSSQPKAGPKKKPSNTSSIPANLACAEKRTELLKYAEALMLDPKTAHKRITLSEAFTKASVSDDQANYPNCPQRFVVCSQVLTSKGFLGGRHYWEVRLSCNNFIGIGLAYSSIDRKGPASRLGRNAQSWCVEWFNVKLSAWHNSQETVLSNPSPKRVGVLLDWEGGRATFYNVADRAYPFYSFEFPFAEAVYPAFWMFSSGSSISLCKMQA from the exons ATGGCCGCGGTGGAGCAGTGTGACTTGTCTCTCATGAGTCTGGAGGATGAGCTGACCTGCAGCATCTGTCTCAGCCCCTTTGACTGTCCGGTGACCATCCCCTGCGGACACAACTTCTGCCAGAGCTGCCTGCTCTCCACCTGGACGGAGATCTACAGGTGTCCCCAGTGTCGGACCCTCTTCCCCACCAAACCCGAGCTGAAGAAAAACACGGTCCTCAGCACCGTGGTGGAGACCTTAAACCTGAGGTTGGTCCGGAGCGAGGTGGGCCTGCcagcagagaagaaagagacCGAGAAGGAGACCGAGAAAGAGGCCAATGAAGATGCAGTCATACGTTGTGACACTTGTATGGATGCAGAGGCGGCCCACACCTGCCTCACCTGCATGGCCTCTTTCTGCGAGGAGCACCTGCGTCCTCACCGGGAGAACCCGGTGTTCCGTCCCCACCAGCTGATTGAGCCAGTCGGGGACCTGTCGGAGCGCATCTGCCCGGACCACCACAAGCTGATGGAGCTCTTCTGCAGCCAGCACGTCCGCCCCATCTGCAGCCTCTGTCTCCAGCAAGTCCACAAAGGCTGCTCCTTCACTTCTCctgaggagcagaggcagcTCAAAGAG tCGGACCTGAGGGACAAGTTGGCTTTCCTTGATGCAAAGATTTTGCACACTGAGACCATTACAGTTAAAATGAGGGACATGGAGGATATGTTGAAG GTCTCAGCAGCCAACAGGAAGAAAGCTTTGGCAGTCGAGTATCAACAGATGCACGACATGTTGACTCAAGAGGAGAACATTGCTCTGAATGCAGTGGATCGAGAGGTGGAGACTGGTGAAACCAAATTGAAAGTTCTCATGAAGAAGTTCACTGAGAACATCGAGAAAATGGGCATGGCTAAAGATTCTATCAACAGTCTGCTTAGTCGGTCGCAAACAATGGCCTTCTTGCAG GTGTCATTTAACCTGCCTGCAGCTGTGAACTTTGACCCTTACACCCCTCGAATTAGCCTGGACTCCAAGAAGGTGATAGCCAGCGAGGCCTTTGCTGTGACCTTAAAGGAGCACCTGACCGAGCTGTTTAAACAGCCTGTTGAGGCCAGACTGCAAGTGATTAAACCAG GTACTAGAACAGCTTCTGCCTCAGGGTTTTCATCTCTCCCCCTGGGACCTTTCAAGGAACCTG AGCCTCTAGGACGCCCCAAGTCCCCAAGTCAAGATCCAAGTTCACAGCCTAAAGCAGGCCCTAAGAAGAAGCCTTCAA ATACTTCAAGCATTCCTGCAAACCTTGCATGTGCCGAAAAAAGAACTGAGCTTCTGAAAT atgCCGAGGCACTCATGCTGGATCCAAAGACCGCCCACAAACGCATCACGCTGAGTGAGGCATTTACTAAGGCCTCTGTGTCAGATGACCAAGCAAACTACCCCAACTGCCCTCAACGTTTTGTCGTCTGCTCCCAAGTACTCACCTCCAAGGGTTTCTTGGGAGGGCGCCACTACTGGGAAGTCCGACTGAGCTGCAACAACTTCATCGGCATAGGCTTGGCTTACAGCAGCATTGACCGTAAAGGTCCCGCCAGTCGCCTGGGCCGCAACGCCCAGTCCTGGTGTGTTGAGTGGTTTAACGTCAAGCTGTCTGCTTGGCATAACAGCCAGGAAACCGTGCTGAGCAATCCCAGTCCAAAGCGCGTAGGTGTGCTGTTAGATTGGGAGGGGGGCAGGGCTACATTCTACAATGTGGCAGACAGGGCATATCCCTTCTACTCATTTGAGTTCCCTTTTGCTGAAGCAGTGTATCCAGCTTTCTGGATGTTCTCCAGTGGTTCATCTATTTCTTTGTGCAAGATGCAGGCATGA
- the trim25 gene encoding E3 ubiquitin/ISG15 ligase TRIM25 isoform X1, which yields MAAVEQCDLSLMSLEDELTCSICLSPFDCPVTIPCGHNFCQSCLLSTWTEIYRCPQCRTLFPTKPELKKNTVLSTVVETLNLRLVRSEVGLPAEKKETEKETEKEANEDAVIRCDTCMDAEAAHTCLTCMASFCEEHLRPHRENPVFRPHQLIEPVGDLSERICPDHHKLMELFCSQHVRPICSLCLQQVHKGCSFTSPEEQRQLKESDLRDKLAFLDAKILHTETITVKMRDMEDMLKVSAANRKKALAVEYQQMHDMLTQEENIALNAVDREVETGETKLKVLMKKFTENIEKMGMAKDSINSLLSRSQTMAFLQVSFNLPAAVNFDPYTPRISLDSKKVIASEAFAVTLKEHLTELFKQPVEARLQVIKPGTRTASASGFSSLPLGPFKEPEPLGRPKSPSQDPSSQPKAGPKKKPSKQTKKAQSTEDFTHSTENLSGEFGGKAKGRPQPNQKPDTSSIPANLACAEKRTELLKYAEALMLDPKTAHKRITLSEAFTKASVSDDQANYPNCPQRFVVCSQVLTSKGFLGGRHYWEVRLSCNNFIGIGLAYSSIDRKGPASRLGRNAQSWCVEWFNVKLSAWHNSQETVLSNPSPKRVGVLLDWEGGRATFYNVADRAYPFYSFEFPFAEAVYPAFWMFSSGSSISLCKMQA from the exons ATGGCCGCGGTGGAGCAGTGTGACTTGTCTCTCATGAGTCTGGAGGATGAGCTGACCTGCAGCATCTGTCTCAGCCCCTTTGACTGTCCGGTGACCATCCCCTGCGGACACAACTTCTGCCAGAGCTGCCTGCTCTCCACCTGGACGGAGATCTACAGGTGTCCCCAGTGTCGGACCCTCTTCCCCACCAAACCCGAGCTGAAGAAAAACACGGTCCTCAGCACCGTGGTGGAGACCTTAAACCTGAGGTTGGTCCGGAGCGAGGTGGGCCTGCcagcagagaagaaagagacCGAGAAGGAGACCGAGAAAGAGGCCAATGAAGATGCAGTCATACGTTGTGACACTTGTATGGATGCAGAGGCGGCCCACACCTGCCTCACCTGCATGGCCTCTTTCTGCGAGGAGCACCTGCGTCCTCACCGGGAGAACCCGGTGTTCCGTCCCCACCAGCTGATTGAGCCAGTCGGGGACCTGTCGGAGCGCATCTGCCCGGACCACCACAAGCTGATGGAGCTCTTCTGCAGCCAGCACGTCCGCCCCATCTGCAGCCTCTGTCTCCAGCAAGTCCACAAAGGCTGCTCCTTCACTTCTCctgaggagcagaggcagcTCAAAGAG tCGGACCTGAGGGACAAGTTGGCTTTCCTTGATGCAAAGATTTTGCACACTGAGACCATTACAGTTAAAATGAGGGACATGGAGGATATGTTGAAG GTCTCAGCAGCCAACAGGAAGAAAGCTTTGGCAGTCGAGTATCAACAGATGCACGACATGTTGACTCAAGAGGAGAACATTGCTCTGAATGCAGTGGATCGAGAGGTGGAGACTGGTGAAACCAAATTGAAAGTTCTCATGAAGAAGTTCACTGAGAACATCGAGAAAATGGGCATGGCTAAAGATTCTATCAACAGTCTGCTTAGTCGGTCGCAAACAATGGCCTTCTTGCAG GTGTCATTTAACCTGCCTGCAGCTGTGAACTTTGACCCTTACACCCCTCGAATTAGCCTGGACTCCAAGAAGGTGATAGCCAGCGAGGCCTTTGCTGTGACCTTAAAGGAGCACCTGACCGAGCTGTTTAAACAGCCTGTTGAGGCCAGACTGCAAGTGATTAAACCAG GTACTAGAACAGCTTCTGCCTCAGGGTTTTCATCTCTCCCCCTGGGACCTTTCAAGGAACCTG AGCCTCTAGGACGCCCCAAGTCCCCAAGTCAAGATCCAAGTTCACAGCCTAAAGCAGGCCCTAAGAAGAAGCCTTCAA AACAAACCAAAAAAGCTCAATCCACTGAAGATTTTACCCATTCGACTGAAAATCTGTCCGGGGAGTTTGGTGGGAAAGCCAAAGGACGTCCACAACCCAATCAGAAACCAG ATACTTCAAGCATTCCTGCAAACCTTGCATGTGCCGAAAAAAGAACTGAGCTTCTGAAAT atgCCGAGGCACTCATGCTGGATCCAAAGACCGCCCACAAACGCATCACGCTGAGTGAGGCATTTACTAAGGCCTCTGTGTCAGATGACCAAGCAAACTACCCCAACTGCCCTCAACGTTTTGTCGTCTGCTCCCAAGTACTCACCTCCAAGGGTTTCTTGGGAGGGCGCCACTACTGGGAAGTCCGACTGAGCTGCAACAACTTCATCGGCATAGGCTTGGCTTACAGCAGCATTGACCGTAAAGGTCCCGCCAGTCGCCTGGGCCGCAACGCCCAGTCCTGGTGTGTTGAGTGGTTTAACGTCAAGCTGTCTGCTTGGCATAACAGCCAGGAAACCGTGCTGAGCAATCCCAGTCCAAAGCGCGTAGGTGTGCTGTTAGATTGGGAGGGGGGCAGGGCTACATTCTACAATGTGGCAGACAGGGCATATCCCTTCTACTCATTTGAGTTCCCTTTTGCTGAAGCAGTGTATCCAGCTTTCTGGATGTTCTCCAGTGGTTCATCTATTTCTTTGTGCAAGATGCAGGCATGA
- the trim25 gene encoding E3 ubiquitin/ISG15 ligase TRIM25 isoform X2: MAAVEQCDLSLMSLEDELTCSICLSPFDCPVTIPCGHNFCQSCLLSTWTEIYRCPQCRTLFPTKPELKKNTVLSTVVETLNLRLVRSEVGLPAEKKETEKETEKEANEDAVIRCDTCMDAEAAHTCLTCMASFCEEHLRPHRENPVFRPHQLIEPVGDLSERICPDHHKLMELFCSQHVRPICSLCLQQVHKGCSFTSPEEQRQLKESDLRDKLAFLDAKILHTETITVKMRDMEDMLKVSAANRKKALAVEYQQMHDMLTQEENIALNAVDREVETGETKLKVLMKKFTENIEKMGMAKDSINSLLSRSQTMAFLQVSFNLPAAVNFDPYTPRISLDSKKVIASEAFAVTLKEHLTELFKQPVEARLQVIKPEPLGRPKSPSQDPSSQPKAGPKKKPSKQTKKAQSTEDFTHSTENLSGEFGGKAKGRPQPNQKPDTSSIPANLACAEKRTELLKYAEALMLDPKTAHKRITLSEAFTKASVSDDQANYPNCPQRFVVCSQVLTSKGFLGGRHYWEVRLSCNNFIGIGLAYSSIDRKGPASRLGRNAQSWCVEWFNVKLSAWHNSQETVLSNPSPKRVGVLLDWEGGRATFYNVADRAYPFYSFEFPFAEAVYPAFWMFSSGSSISLCKMQA, encoded by the exons ATGGCCGCGGTGGAGCAGTGTGACTTGTCTCTCATGAGTCTGGAGGATGAGCTGACCTGCAGCATCTGTCTCAGCCCCTTTGACTGTCCGGTGACCATCCCCTGCGGACACAACTTCTGCCAGAGCTGCCTGCTCTCCACCTGGACGGAGATCTACAGGTGTCCCCAGTGTCGGACCCTCTTCCCCACCAAACCCGAGCTGAAGAAAAACACGGTCCTCAGCACCGTGGTGGAGACCTTAAACCTGAGGTTGGTCCGGAGCGAGGTGGGCCTGCcagcagagaagaaagagacCGAGAAGGAGACCGAGAAAGAGGCCAATGAAGATGCAGTCATACGTTGTGACACTTGTATGGATGCAGAGGCGGCCCACACCTGCCTCACCTGCATGGCCTCTTTCTGCGAGGAGCACCTGCGTCCTCACCGGGAGAACCCGGTGTTCCGTCCCCACCAGCTGATTGAGCCAGTCGGGGACCTGTCGGAGCGCATCTGCCCGGACCACCACAAGCTGATGGAGCTCTTCTGCAGCCAGCACGTCCGCCCCATCTGCAGCCTCTGTCTCCAGCAAGTCCACAAAGGCTGCTCCTTCACTTCTCctgaggagcagaggcagcTCAAAGAG tCGGACCTGAGGGACAAGTTGGCTTTCCTTGATGCAAAGATTTTGCACACTGAGACCATTACAGTTAAAATGAGGGACATGGAGGATATGTTGAAG GTCTCAGCAGCCAACAGGAAGAAAGCTTTGGCAGTCGAGTATCAACAGATGCACGACATGTTGACTCAAGAGGAGAACATTGCTCTGAATGCAGTGGATCGAGAGGTGGAGACTGGTGAAACCAAATTGAAAGTTCTCATGAAGAAGTTCACTGAGAACATCGAGAAAATGGGCATGGCTAAAGATTCTATCAACAGTCTGCTTAGTCGGTCGCAAACAATGGCCTTCTTGCAG GTGTCATTTAACCTGCCTGCAGCTGTGAACTTTGACCCTTACACCCCTCGAATTAGCCTGGACTCCAAGAAGGTGATAGCCAGCGAGGCCTTTGCTGTGACCTTAAAGGAGCACCTGACCGAGCTGTTTAAACAGCCTGTTGAGGCCAGACTGCAAGTGATTAAACCAG AGCCTCTAGGACGCCCCAAGTCCCCAAGTCAAGATCCAAGTTCACAGCCTAAAGCAGGCCCTAAGAAGAAGCCTTCAA AACAAACCAAAAAAGCTCAATCCACTGAAGATTTTACCCATTCGACTGAAAATCTGTCCGGGGAGTTTGGTGGGAAAGCCAAAGGACGTCCACAACCCAATCAGAAACCAG ATACTTCAAGCATTCCTGCAAACCTTGCATGTGCCGAAAAAAGAACTGAGCTTCTGAAAT atgCCGAGGCACTCATGCTGGATCCAAAGACCGCCCACAAACGCATCACGCTGAGTGAGGCATTTACTAAGGCCTCTGTGTCAGATGACCAAGCAAACTACCCCAACTGCCCTCAACGTTTTGTCGTCTGCTCCCAAGTACTCACCTCCAAGGGTTTCTTGGGAGGGCGCCACTACTGGGAAGTCCGACTGAGCTGCAACAACTTCATCGGCATAGGCTTGGCTTACAGCAGCATTGACCGTAAAGGTCCCGCCAGTCGCCTGGGCCGCAACGCCCAGTCCTGGTGTGTTGAGTGGTTTAACGTCAAGCTGTCTGCTTGGCATAACAGCCAGGAAACCGTGCTGAGCAATCCCAGTCCAAAGCGCGTAGGTGTGCTGTTAGATTGGGAGGGGGGCAGGGCTACATTCTACAATGTGGCAGACAGGGCATATCCCTTCTACTCATTTGAGTTCCCTTTTGCTGAAGCAGTGTATCCAGCTTTCTGGATGTTCTCCAGTGGTTCATCTATTTCTTTGTGCAAGATGCAGGCATGA
- the trim25 gene encoding E3 ubiquitin/ISG15 ligase TRIM25 isoform X4 has product MAAVEQCDLSLMSLEDELTCSICLSPFDCPVTIPCGHNFCQSCLLSTWTEIYRCPQCRTLFPTKPELKKNTVLSTVVETLNLRLVRSEVGLPAEKKETEKETEKEANEDAVIRCDTCMDAEAAHTCLTCMASFCEEHLRPHRENPVFRPHQLIEPVGDLSERICPDHHKLMELFCSQHVRPICSLCLQQVHKGCSFTSPEEQRQLKESDLRDKLAFLDAKILHTETITVKMRDMEDMLKVSAANRKKALAVEYQQMHDMLTQEENIALNAVDREVETGETKLKVLMKKFTENIEKMGMAKDSINSLLSRSQTMAFLQVSFNLPAAVNFDPYTPRISLDSKKVIASEAFAVTLKEHLTELFKQPVEARLQVIKPEPLGRPKSPSQDPSSQPKAGPKKKPSNTSSIPANLACAEKRTELLKYAEALMLDPKTAHKRITLSEAFTKASVSDDQANYPNCPQRFVVCSQVLTSKGFLGGRHYWEVRLSCNNFIGIGLAYSSIDRKGPASRLGRNAQSWCVEWFNVKLSAWHNSQETVLSNPSPKRVGVLLDWEGGRATFYNVADRAYPFYSFEFPFAEAVYPAFWMFSSGSSISLCKMQA; this is encoded by the exons ATGGCCGCGGTGGAGCAGTGTGACTTGTCTCTCATGAGTCTGGAGGATGAGCTGACCTGCAGCATCTGTCTCAGCCCCTTTGACTGTCCGGTGACCATCCCCTGCGGACACAACTTCTGCCAGAGCTGCCTGCTCTCCACCTGGACGGAGATCTACAGGTGTCCCCAGTGTCGGACCCTCTTCCCCACCAAACCCGAGCTGAAGAAAAACACGGTCCTCAGCACCGTGGTGGAGACCTTAAACCTGAGGTTGGTCCGGAGCGAGGTGGGCCTGCcagcagagaagaaagagacCGAGAAGGAGACCGAGAAAGAGGCCAATGAAGATGCAGTCATACGTTGTGACACTTGTATGGATGCAGAGGCGGCCCACACCTGCCTCACCTGCATGGCCTCTTTCTGCGAGGAGCACCTGCGTCCTCACCGGGAGAACCCGGTGTTCCGTCCCCACCAGCTGATTGAGCCAGTCGGGGACCTGTCGGAGCGCATCTGCCCGGACCACCACAAGCTGATGGAGCTCTTCTGCAGCCAGCACGTCCGCCCCATCTGCAGCCTCTGTCTCCAGCAAGTCCACAAAGGCTGCTCCTTCACTTCTCctgaggagcagaggcagcTCAAAGAG tCGGACCTGAGGGACAAGTTGGCTTTCCTTGATGCAAAGATTTTGCACACTGAGACCATTACAGTTAAAATGAGGGACATGGAGGATATGTTGAAG GTCTCAGCAGCCAACAGGAAGAAAGCTTTGGCAGTCGAGTATCAACAGATGCACGACATGTTGACTCAAGAGGAGAACATTGCTCTGAATGCAGTGGATCGAGAGGTGGAGACTGGTGAAACCAAATTGAAAGTTCTCATGAAGAAGTTCACTGAGAACATCGAGAAAATGGGCATGGCTAAAGATTCTATCAACAGTCTGCTTAGTCGGTCGCAAACAATGGCCTTCTTGCAG GTGTCATTTAACCTGCCTGCAGCTGTGAACTTTGACCCTTACACCCCTCGAATTAGCCTGGACTCCAAGAAGGTGATAGCCAGCGAGGCCTTTGCTGTGACCTTAAAGGAGCACCTGACCGAGCTGTTTAAACAGCCTGTTGAGGCCAGACTGCAAGTGATTAAACCAG AGCCTCTAGGACGCCCCAAGTCCCCAAGTCAAGATCCAAGTTCACAGCCTAAAGCAGGCCCTAAGAAGAAGCCTTCAA ATACTTCAAGCATTCCTGCAAACCTTGCATGTGCCGAAAAAAGAACTGAGCTTCTGAAAT atgCCGAGGCACTCATGCTGGATCCAAAGACCGCCCACAAACGCATCACGCTGAGTGAGGCATTTACTAAGGCCTCTGTGTCAGATGACCAAGCAAACTACCCCAACTGCCCTCAACGTTTTGTCGTCTGCTCCCAAGTACTCACCTCCAAGGGTTTCTTGGGAGGGCGCCACTACTGGGAAGTCCGACTGAGCTGCAACAACTTCATCGGCATAGGCTTGGCTTACAGCAGCATTGACCGTAAAGGTCCCGCCAGTCGCCTGGGCCGCAACGCCCAGTCCTGGTGTGTTGAGTGGTTTAACGTCAAGCTGTCTGCTTGGCATAACAGCCAGGAAACCGTGCTGAGCAATCCCAGTCCAAAGCGCGTAGGTGTGCTGTTAGATTGGGAGGGGGGCAGGGCTACATTCTACAATGTGGCAGACAGGGCATATCCCTTCTACTCATTTGAGTTCCCTTTTGCTGAAGCAGTGTATCCAGCTTTCTGGATGTTCTCCAGTGGTTCATCTATTTCTTTGTGCAAGATGCAGGCATGA